One Streptomyces sp. NBC_00223 genomic window carries:
- a CDS encoding 16S rRNA (uracil(1498)-N(3))-methyltransferase yields the protein MTAPVFLVEPAVLDGSPSRLTLSGSEGRHAVSVRRLQPGEEVVLTDGEGRGAYGVVASVTGKDVLDVDVRTLREEAEPAARITVVQALPKGDRGELAVETMTEAGVDAVVPWAAARCVTQWRGERGAKSLGKWRSTAREAAKQARRLRFPSVAEVLTTRQVAALLADADFAGVLHEEGSAPLATAELPSFGSVVLVVGPEGGVSPDELAAFAAAGAPAYRLGPTVLRTSTAGVAAVSLLLARTGRWS from the coding sequence ATGACCGCGCCCGTTTTCCTCGTCGAACCCGCCGTGCTGGACGGCTCGCCGTCCCGGCTGACGCTGTCCGGTTCTGAAGGTCGGCACGCGGTCTCCGTACGGCGGCTCCAGCCCGGCGAGGAGGTCGTCCTGACGGACGGGGAGGGGCGCGGCGCGTACGGGGTCGTCGCCTCGGTCACCGGCAAGGACGTACTGGACGTGGACGTCCGCACCCTGCGGGAGGAGGCCGAGCCCGCCGCCCGTATCACCGTCGTGCAGGCCCTGCCCAAGGGCGACCGGGGCGAGTTGGCCGTCGAGACGATGACGGAGGCGGGGGTCGACGCCGTCGTGCCGTGGGCGGCGGCGCGCTGTGTCACGCAGTGGCGGGGGGAGCGGGGGGCCAAGTCCCTGGGCAAGTGGCGTTCCACGGCCCGCGAGGCGGCCAAGCAGGCCCGGCGCCTGCGGTTCCCGTCCGTGGCGGAGGTGTTGACGACCCGTCAGGTCGCCGCGCTCCTCGCTGACGCGGACTTCGCGGGGGTCCTGCACGAGGAGGGCTCCGCCCCCCTGGCGACGGCCGAACTGCCATCGTTCGGCTCGGTCGTCCTGGTGGTCGGGCCGGAGGGCGGGGTCTCCCCGGACGAACTGGCCGCCTTCGCCGCCGCCGGAGCACCGGCCTACCGGCTGGGCCCGACGGTCCTGCGGACGTCCACGGCGGGAGTCGCCGCGGTCTCCCTACTGCTCGCCCGCACCGGCCGCTGGTCCTGA
- a CDS encoding nitronate monooxygenase — translation MPPQTALPSFSAYPIVQAPMAGGPSNPRLAAAVGAAGGLGFLAAGYKTSEAMYEEIRQLRDLSSQPFGVNLFMPQPDTVDPSAVAVYAEQLAGEAAWYATALGDPDTGGDDGYDAKVAILLEDPVPVVSFTFGCPDRAVLEAFAKAGTYTVVTVTSPAEALAAQWAGADAVCVQGVEAGGHQGTHRDDPELDTAGIGLLALIPQVREAVHLPLIAAGGLMRGGQIAAVLAAGADAAQLGTAFVACPESGAHPLHKKALTDPVFGRTALTRAFSGRPARGLVNRFLREHGPYAPPGYPQIHHLAAPLRKASAAAGDPQGMALWAGQGHRLARELSAGALMETLVAEFDAAREARA, via the coding sequence ATGCCCCCGCAAACCGCCCTCCCCTCCTTCTCGGCGTACCCGATCGTCCAGGCGCCGATGGCCGGCGGCCCGTCGAACCCGCGGCTCGCCGCCGCGGTCGGCGCGGCCGGGGGCCTCGGCTTCCTGGCCGCCGGGTACAAGACGTCCGAGGCGATGTACGAGGAGATCCGCCAGCTGCGCGACCTGAGCTCGCAGCCGTTCGGCGTGAACCTGTTCATGCCGCAGCCCGACACCGTCGACCCCTCCGCCGTCGCCGTGTACGCGGAACAGCTCGCCGGAGAGGCCGCCTGGTACGCCACCGCTCTCGGCGACCCCGACACGGGCGGCGACGACGGCTACGACGCCAAGGTCGCGATCCTCCTGGAGGACCCCGTCCCGGTGGTCAGCTTCACCTTCGGCTGCCCCGACCGCGCCGTGCTCGAAGCCTTCGCGAAGGCGGGCACGTACACCGTGGTCACCGTCACCTCGCCCGCCGAGGCGCTGGCCGCGCAGTGGGCGGGCGCCGACGCCGTGTGCGTCCAGGGCGTCGAGGCCGGCGGCCACCAGGGCACGCACCGCGACGACCCCGAACTCGACACCGCCGGCATCGGCCTGCTCGCCCTGATCCCGCAGGTCCGCGAGGCCGTCCACCTCCCGCTGATCGCCGCGGGCGGCCTGATGCGCGGCGGCCAGATCGCCGCGGTGCTCGCGGCGGGCGCGGACGCGGCGCAGCTCGGCACGGCGTTCGTGGCCTGCCCCGAGTCCGGCGCGCACCCCCTGCACAAGAAGGCGCTCACCGACCCCGTGTTCGGCCGTACCGCGCTCACCCGGGCCTTCTCCGGGCGCCCGGCCCGCGGCCTGGTCAACCGTTTCCTGCGCGAGCACGGCCCGTACGCCCCGCCCGGCTACCCGCAGATCCACCACCTGGCCGCGCCGCTGCGCAAGGCTTCGGCCGCGGCGGGCGACCCGCAGGGCATGGCCCTGTGGGCGGGCCAGGGCCATCGGCTGGCCCGTGAACTGTCCGCGGGCGCGCTCATGGAGACCCTTGTCGCCGAGTTCGACGCCGCCCGGGAGGCCCGCGCATGA
- a CDS encoding S41 family peptidase, whose translation MAFTAEDDVWVAPLDGGRAWRASADNMPVGRPRIAPDGGLIAWTSSRDGAPEVHVAPVQGGPSRRLTYWGNVRTGVRAWTPEGDLVVITAEGEASLRRTWARRLPLDGGPGERLPYGPVGDLAYGPDGAVLLQTVTMGREAAYWKGYRGGTAGKLWLAADGERAASGEFTRVHADLDGNIECPLWVGGRIAFLSDHEGQGALYSSLPDGTDLRRHSPLGEFYARQAATDGTRVAYAAAGRIHLLDDLDGAEPRPIDIALGGQRADLQPHPVRAAHHLGDARPDHTGRGSAVEIRGTTHWVTHRGGPARALAAEPGVRTRHPRVFAQGGGDGDQQVVWVTDAGGDDALEVSPATGLPAGTAPRRLAAGRIGRVHEIEVSPDGHRIAVASHDGRVLLVETQTGEVREVVAGDAGDATDLAFSPDSAWLAWSHPGPGSLRQLRLASTADLTVIDATPLRFNDFAPAFTLDGKHLAFLSERAFDPVYDAHVFDLSFPNACRPYLITLAATTPSPFGPQRHGRPYDTDHDEPDTTAEEKEKAAEDGDKKGDRPRTPATKVDADGLADRIVPFPVEAGRYSGLRAAKGGVLWLRHPLVGTLGSSLATPEAQPPGTALERYDLGQLRTEEIAEDADDFAVTGDGARVLISGGGRLRVVPADSKADDDSDGSVSVDLSRIRVTVRPAREWRQMYDEAHRLARDNFWRADMGGLDWDALGERYRPLLDRIATHDDLVDLIWELHGELRTSHAYVTAPGGYRDPLHRQGLLGADLARAEDGSWRIARVLPGESSDPQARSPLAAPGVAVRAGDTLLAVDGHPVDPVTGPGPLLVGTAGKPVELTVAPAAGGPVRHVVAVPVADEEPLRYHDWVAGRRAHVHEASGGRLGYLHVPDMVSSGWAQLHRDLRVEVAREGLVVDVRENRGGHTSQLVVEKLARRVIGWDLPRGGRPFSYPQDAPRGPVVAVANEFSGSDGDIVNGAIRALGIGPVVGTRTWGGVIGIDNRYHLVDGTAVTQPKYAMWMEGVGWGVENHGVDPDVEVPHGPADWAAGRDPQLDTAIALALSALASSPAKTPPSLP comes from the coding sequence ATCGCCTTCACCGCTGAGGACGACGTGTGGGTGGCGCCGCTGGACGGCGGCCGGGCGTGGCGGGCCAGCGCGGACAACATGCCGGTGGGCCGGCCGAGAATCGCGCCCGACGGCGGGCTGATCGCGTGGACGTCGAGCCGTGACGGCGCCCCCGAGGTGCATGTCGCCCCCGTGCAGGGCGGCCCGTCCCGGCGCCTCACGTACTGGGGCAACGTCCGTACCGGTGTGCGGGCCTGGACCCCCGAGGGCGATCTCGTCGTCATCACCGCCGAGGGCGAGGCGTCGCTGCGCCGGACCTGGGCCCGGCGGCTGCCGCTGGACGGCGGGCCCGGCGAACGGCTCCCGTACGGCCCGGTCGGCGACCTCGCCTACGGCCCGGACGGCGCGGTGCTGCTCCAGACCGTGACGATGGGCCGCGAGGCCGCGTACTGGAAGGGGTACCGCGGCGGCACCGCGGGCAAGCTCTGGCTCGCGGCCGACGGCGAGCGCGCGGCGAGCGGTGAGTTCACCCGGGTGCACGCCGACCTCGACGGCAACATCGAGTGTCCGCTGTGGGTCGGCGGGCGGATCGCCTTCCTGTCCGACCACGAGGGCCAGGGCGCCCTGTACTCCAGCCTGCCCGACGGCACCGACCTGCGCCGGCACAGCCCGCTCGGCGAGTTCTACGCCCGGCAGGCCGCGACCGACGGCACCCGGGTCGCGTACGCCGCGGCGGGCCGTATCCACCTGCTGGACGACCTCGACGGCGCCGAGCCCCGGCCGATCGACATCGCGCTCGGCGGCCAGCGCGCCGACCTCCAGCCCCACCCGGTGCGCGCCGCCCACCACTTGGGCGACGCGCGGCCGGACCACACCGGCCGCGGCAGCGCCGTGGAGATCCGCGGCACCACGCACTGGGTGACCCACAGGGGAGGCCCGGCGCGGGCGCTGGCGGCCGAGCCCGGTGTACGCACCCGCCATCCGCGGGTCTTCGCCCAGGGCGGCGGCGACGGCGACCAGCAGGTCGTCTGGGTCACCGACGCCGGCGGCGACGACGCGCTGGAGGTCTCCCCGGCCACCGGACTGCCCGCGGGCACCGCCCCGCGCAGGCTCGCCGCGGGCCGGATCGGCCGGGTGCACGAGATCGAGGTCTCGCCCGACGGCCACCGGATCGCGGTCGCCTCGCACGACGGCCGGGTGCTGCTGGTCGAGACCCAGACCGGCGAGGTACGGGAAGTGGTGGCGGGCGACGCGGGCGACGCCACCGACCTCGCCTTCTCACCCGACTCGGCGTGGCTCGCCTGGTCCCACCCCGGCCCCGGCTCGCTGCGGCAGCTCAGGCTCGCCTCGACCGCCGACCTGACCGTCATCGACGCGACCCCGCTGCGCTTCAACGACTTCGCGCCCGCCTTCACCCTCGACGGCAAGCACCTGGCGTTCCTCTCCGAGCGCGCCTTCGACCCGGTGTACGACGCCCATGTCTTCGACCTGTCCTTCCCCAACGCCTGCCGCCCGTACCTGATCACGCTGGCCGCGACCACGCCCTCGCCCTTCGGGCCGCAGCGGCACGGGCGGCCGTACGACACGGACCACGACGAGCCGGACACCACGGCGGAGGAGAAGGAGAAGGCCGCCGAGGACGGCGACAAGAAGGGCGACCGGCCGCGTACGCCCGCCACCAAGGTGGACGCCGACGGGCTGGCCGACCGGATCGTGCCCTTCCCTGTCGAGGCCGGGCGCTACTCGGGGCTGCGCGCGGCCAAGGGCGGGGTGCTGTGGCTGCGCCACCCGCTGGTCGGCACCCTCGGCTCCTCGCTGGCCACGCCCGAGGCGCAGCCGCCGGGGACGGCCCTGGAGCGTTACGACCTGGGGCAGTTGCGCACCGAGGAGATCGCCGAGGACGCCGACGACTTCGCGGTGACCGGCGACGGCGCCAGGGTGCTGATCTCCGGCGGCGGACGGCTGCGGGTGGTGCCGGCCGACAGCAAGGCCGATGACGACTCGGACGGTTCGGTGTCGGTCGACCTGTCCCGTATCCGGGTGACCGTCCGGCCCGCGCGCGAGTGGCGGCAGATGTACGACGAGGCGCACCGCCTGGCCCGCGACAACTTCTGGCGCGCCGACATGGGCGGTCTGGACTGGGACGCGCTCGGCGAGCGCTACCGCCCGCTGCTCGACCGGATCGCCACGCACGACGACCTGGTCGATCTGATCTGGGAGCTGCACGGCGAACTGCGCACCTCGCACGCGTATGTCACCGCACCCGGAGGCTACCGCGACCCGCTGCACCGGCAGGGGCTGCTCGGCGCGGACCTCGCCCGCGCGGAGGACGGCAGTTGGCGGATCGCACGGGTGCTGCCCGGTGAGTCCTCCGACCCGCAGGCGCGCTCCCCGCTGGCCGCGCCGGGCGTGGCGGTCCGCGCCGGGGACACGCTGCTCGCGGTCGACGGCCACCCGGTGGACCCGGTGACCGGTCCTGGACCGCTGCTGGTCGGTACGGCGGGCAAGCCGGTGGAGCTGACGGTGGCGCCCGCGGCGGGCGGTCCCGTACGGCATGTCGTCGCGGTGCCGGTGGCCGACGAGGAGCCGCTGCGCTACCACGACTGGGTGGCCGGGCGCCGGGCCCATGTGCACGAGGCGTCCGGCGGGCGGCTGGGCTATCTGCACGTGCCGGACATGGTCAGCAGCGGCTGGGCCCAGCTCCACCGCGACCTGCGGGTCGAGGTCGCCCGCGAGGGCCTGGTCGTGGACGTGCGGGAGAACCGCGGCGGGCACACCTCGCAGCTCGTCGTGGAGAAGCTGGCCCGCCGGGTGATCGGCTGGGACCTGCCGCGCGGCGGACGGCCGTTCAGCTATCCGCAGGACGCGCCGCGCGGGCCGGTGGTCGCGGTCGCCAACGAGTTCTCCGGCTCGGACGGGGACATCGTCAACGGGGCGATCCGCGCGCTCGGCATCGGCCCGGTGGTCGGCACGCGCACCTGGGGCGGGGTCATCGGGATCGACAACCGGTACCACCTGGTGGACGGGACGGCGGTCACGCAGCCGAAGTACGCGATGTGGATGGAGGGGGTGGGGTGGGGCGTGGAGAACCACGGCGTCGATCCGGACGTCGAGGTGCCGCACGGCCCGGCCGACTGGGCGGCCGGCCGCGACCCCCAGCTGGACACGGCGATCGCCCTGGCCCTCTCCGCCCTGGCCTCCTCCCCGGCGAAGACCCCGCCTTCCCTCCCCTGA
- a CDS encoding HAD-IA family hydrolase, which produces MAYRGLILDFGGVLTIRMRLNGEAFERSEGLVPGTYFHALDEHPDGVAIYKALEVGEATQEQWNQVIGGILRIDPTDLMRRALANLPLEPRMVDAARRARAAGIKVAMLSNSFGLTPYNPYQALGMWDGEWDAIVLSEQIGVRKPDPGIYQHTLEQLQLPGEDCVFVDDHAINLPPAEALGIHTIHHTDATETVTQLDTLLNCATPAT; this is translated from the coding sequence ATGGCCTACCGCGGCCTGATCCTCGACTTCGGGGGCGTCCTCACCATCCGGATGCGGCTCAACGGCGAAGCCTTCGAGCGCAGCGAGGGCCTGGTCCCCGGCACCTACTTCCACGCACTGGACGAGCATCCGGACGGGGTGGCGATCTACAAGGCACTGGAGGTCGGCGAAGCCACCCAGGAACAGTGGAACCAGGTCATCGGCGGCATCCTCCGCATCGACCCCACGGACCTGATGCGACGCGCCCTGGCGAACCTCCCCCTGGAACCCCGCATGGTCGACGCCGCACGCCGCGCCCGCGCCGCCGGCATCAAGGTCGCCATGCTCTCCAACAGCTTCGGCCTGACCCCCTACAACCCCTACCAGGCACTCGGGATGTGGGACGGGGAATGGGACGCGATCGTGCTGTCCGAGCAGATCGGCGTACGCAAACCCGATCCCGGCATCTACCAGCACACCCTTGAACAGCTACAACTACCGGGCGAAGACTGCGTGTTCGTCGACGACCACGCGATCAACCTGCCACCCGCCGAAGCCCTGGGCATCCACACCATCCACCACACCGACGCCACCGAGACGGTGACGCAACTGGACACGCTGCTCAACTGCGCCACGCCGGCCACCTGA
- a CDS encoding transcriptional regulator: MKRWETERRLPIPARHALLAQAYGMSVEEITQAVRVSRQLRRLQRLAGADSGEEGTEVDRRRFLGVAAVAATGAVALPGIAEARQGIDAALSGSDAGDLAYLDGAFERHRGGYRGRPPTVVLAQMRGDLDLLRDVLSRPHAAGVRADLARTAAGITGLVAIIQHDRSDQRDSHGWFTTAQQAARESGDRQMLAWALARHAMVPLNYGAPEAAADLATRARAEAGQTPSAAAALAAAVTARALASTGDQQGALRAVADARLIAEHLDGTQAADTWFGYPQQKHHVHLSQAFTLLGRTREAYAEQEAALALTRSPSVMTRALLEMDAATCLNADGDPTAAADKAVGVWERLPEAYRDGLVRSRAETLHQSLPGAAHARLGQALAS, from the coding sequence TTGAAGCGCTGGGAGACCGAGCGCCGCTTACCGATCCCCGCCCGGCACGCGCTGTTGGCCCAGGCGTACGGCATGTCGGTCGAGGAGATCACCCAGGCGGTGCGGGTGAGCAGGCAACTGCGGAGGCTTCAGCGTCTGGCCGGGGCGGATTCGGGAGAGGAGGGCACGGAGGTGGATCGGCGAAGGTTCCTGGGCGTGGCGGCTGTTGCGGCGACGGGTGCGGTTGCGCTGCCGGGGATCGCTGAGGCGCGGCAGGGGATCGACGCGGCGCTGTCCGGGTCCGATGCCGGTGATCTCGCGTATCTCGACGGGGCGTTCGAGCGGCATCGCGGTGGCTATCGTGGTCGTCCACCGACTGTTGTCCTGGCGCAGATGCGCGGTGACCTCGATCTGCTGCGGGACGTGCTCAGCCGTCCCCATGCTGCCGGGGTGCGGGCGGACTTGGCCCGTACGGCGGCCGGGATCACGGGGCTGGTGGCGATCATCCAGCATGACCGCAGTGACCAGCGCGACTCGCACGGTTGGTTCACCACCGCCCAGCAGGCGGCCCGTGAGTCCGGTGACCGGCAGATGCTGGCCTGGGCGCTGGCCCGGCACGCGATGGTCCCCCTCAACTACGGCGCCCCGGAGGCGGCGGCCGACCTCGCCACCCGGGCCCGCGCCGAGGCCGGCCAGACCCCCTCGGCCGCAGCGGCCCTCGCCGCTGCCGTCACCGCCCGGGCTCTCGCGTCAACGGGCGACCAGCAGGGCGCACTTCGAGCGGTCGCCGACGCCCGTCTCATCGCGGAACACCTGGACGGTACTCAGGCCGCCGACACATGGTTCGGTTACCCGCAACAGAAGCACCACGTCCACCTGTCCCAGGCGTTCACCCTCCTGGGCCGCACCCGCGAGGCTTACGCCGAGCAGGAAGCCGCGCTCGCCCTCACCCGCTCGCCATCCGTCATGACCCGCGCCCTGCTGGAGATGGACGCCGCGACCTGCCTGAACGCGGACGGCGACCCGACCGCGGCAGCCGACAAGGCGGTCGGCGTCTGGGAGCGGCTGCCGGAGGCGTACCGCGACGGACTCGTCCGGTCCCGGGCCGAAACCCTGCACCAGTCGCTTCCCGGCGCCGCCCACGCGAGGCTCGGCCAGGCGCTCGCGAGCTGA